Proteins encoded within one genomic window of Columba livia isolate bColLiv1 breed racing homer chromosome 1, bColLiv1.pat.W.v2, whole genome shotgun sequence:
- the VTCN1 gene encoding V-set domain-containing T-cell activation inhibitor 1 isoform X1 — protein sequence MASQGQVIFWSMTTVIIILDAVTALIIGFGVSGKRSISVTVLTSPGNIGQRGVLGCTFEPDIQIGSIAIRWAKAGVAGLVHEFKGGKDHLQEQDASFQGRTAVFADQVMGGNASLELRDVQLSDAGTYQCSVTTARGSGAAVLRYRTGAFSTPKVHVENSSSGDTLQCKAPRWFPRPAVHWTVYSDAGEYLPHFANTSYELNAENITLKVVSFLHNITANATYTCVIENNIAKATGNIKVTDFSITRRTSLQLVNWNTESVSSSLPASHWMLLLPLYLLSI from the exons cATGACTACAGTCATTATCATCCTGGATGCGGTGACTGCCCTGATCATCGGGTTTGGTGTCTCAG GAAAACGCTCCATCAGCGTGACGGTGCTGACGTCTCCAGGGAACATCGGCCAGCGcggtgtcctgggctgcactTTTGAGCCCGACATCCAGATAGGCAGCATCGCAATCCGGTGGGCCAAGGCGGGAGTGGCCGGGTTGGTTCACGAGTTTAAAGGTGGGAAGGACCACCTGCAAGAGCAAGACGCGTCATTTCAGGGCCGCACGGCGGTGTTTGCGGACCAGGTGATGGGTGGCAATGCTTCCCTGGAGCTGAGGGACGTGCAGCTCTCCGATGCCGGCACCtaccagtgctctgtcaccacGGCCAGAGGGAGCGGAGCGGCAGTGCTGCGGTACAGGACAGGAG CCTTCAGCACCCCCAAGGTCCACgtggagaacagcagcagtggggACACGTTGCAGTGCAAAGCACCGCGCTGGTTCCCTCGACCGGCCGTGCACTGGACAGTCTACAGTGATGCCGGGGAGTACCTACCTCACTTTGCCAACACCAGCTATGAGCTGAATGCTGAAAACATCACTCTGAAAGTGGTTTCCTTTCTGCACAACATTACTGCTAATGCCACCTACACCTGTGTGATTGAAAACAACATTGCCAAGGCTACAGGCAACATCAAAGTGACAG ATTTCAGCATTACAAGGCGGACCAGCTTGCAGCTGGTGAACTGGAACACAGAGTCAGTGTCCTCTTCCCTTCCAGCCTCTCACTGGATGCTTCTGCTTCCCCTATATCTGCTGTCAATATAA
- the VTCN1 gene encoding V-set domain-containing T-cell activation inhibitor 1 isoform X2: MASQGQVIFWSMTTVIIILDAVTALIIGFGVSGKRSISVTVLTSPGNIGQRGVLGCTFEPDIQIGSIAIRWAKAGVAGLVHEFKGGKDHLQEQDASFQGRTAVFADQVMGGNASLELRDVQLSDAGTYQCSVTTARGSGAAVLRYRTGAFSTPKVHVENSSSGDTLQCKAPRWFPRPAVHWTVYSDAGEYLPHFANTSYELNAENITLKVVSFLHNITANATYTCVIENNIAKATGNIKVTASHYSSAADFSITRRTSLQLVNWNTESVSSSLPASHWMLLLPLYLLSI, from the exons cATGACTACAGTCATTATCATCCTGGATGCGGTGACTGCCCTGATCATCGGGTTTGGTGTCTCAG GAAAACGCTCCATCAGCGTGACGGTGCTGACGTCTCCAGGGAACATCGGCCAGCGcggtgtcctgggctgcactTTTGAGCCCGACATCCAGATAGGCAGCATCGCAATCCGGTGGGCCAAGGCGGGAGTGGCCGGGTTGGTTCACGAGTTTAAAGGTGGGAAGGACCACCTGCAAGAGCAAGACGCGTCATTTCAGGGCCGCACGGCGGTGTTTGCGGACCAGGTGATGGGTGGCAATGCTTCCCTGGAGCTGAGGGACGTGCAGCTCTCCGATGCCGGCACCtaccagtgctctgtcaccacGGCCAGAGGGAGCGGAGCGGCAGTGCTGCGGTACAGGACAGGAG CCTTCAGCACCCCCAAGGTCCACgtggagaacagcagcagtggggACACGTTGCAGTGCAAAGCACCGCGCTGGTTCCCTCGACCGGCCGTGCACTGGACAGTCTACAGTGATGCCGGGGAGTACCTACCTCACTTTGCCAACACCAGCTATGAGCTGAATGCTGAAAACATCACTCTGAAAGTGGTTTCCTTTCTGCACAACATTACTGCTAATGCCACCTACACCTGTGTGATTGAAAACAACATTGCCAAGGCTACAGGCAACATCAAAGTGACAG CCTCTCACTATTCTTCTGCTGCAGATTTCAGCATTACAAGGCGGACCAGCTTGCAGCTGGTGAACTGGAACACAGAGTCAGTGTCCTCTTCCCTTCCAGCCTCTCACTGGATGCTTCTGCTTCCCCTATATCTGCTGTCAATATAA